GAAAATTACATTCTTATGTTGTTTTCAGCTAGCTTTGTTTTGTATAAAATGCATCGCATCTCATTTTAAAGCAATGTAATTTCAGCACAACacttgttttgtttagattttcaAAACATGTGAACTCAAGATATCTGAATtatatttcttcactttaaaTGTTCTCAGAGAAATTTATGTGAAGAGAAAAATTTAAGgacttataagagaaaaaaaattgcattgtGCTCTGTTTTTAGGAATGGCTAGAGTCTTGAGAGACTATAAGATGTTCAGATATTTCAAGTCAACCTGCTTCCcatctatcccatgaccctgactgACCATCAGCTTAGAATGTTCTCTTATCTACTGATCTCCCTTCTATCTGGGGTCTCTTCCTCCCATGTGCTATTTGTCATGTACTTCTTTACATTGACTGTGTGCCCTAGAACATTCACAATTGTCTGATTTAAAATATTGTGtcctgggtggggtgggtgctgAATAGCTATGCTGGCAGCTGGGCGAAGCTAAGGTTTGGGGTTTGGTGGGCTGAAGAGGCTCTTCACCAGGCAGATGGCTTGTAGGTGGCTGGGAGTAGGGGCCTCCATGTGCCAGAGGTCACTCCAGGACCAGGAACAGATGGAGGAGAATGAGGTCAGCCATCCGGAGACCTCTTGTGGGGCCCTCAGCTCCAGGCACAGCCATTTCCAGATAAGGCTGCCCCTTGAGAGCAGTAAGCCTCAATCCATGGGCAGGGCCCCCCTAGAAATGCCTGGAAACCCCAGAGCCAGGGCCTCCAGGCTGTTGCTCACTCAGTTAAGAACGCCTTAGGTGGTATGACCCAGAGAATCCAGGAGTCCTGCCAAAATGGCTCCAAGTAGCCTGTGGCAACCCTCCAAGAgcctggaggagcaggagaggagcacAGAGGGACAGTAGCACTCCACTCACAGCCTGGGCCAGAACAGCCCTTGGGTGTCTGGAGCTACCCTTCCAGCTCAACCCTGGGCTTGTGGATGAGGGATTATCACACAACTCTGTCCAGACAGGCCCACATGCCTACCCACTGCAAGGGGCTGATTTCCAGAGCCCCTGCTCTGTGACAGAGGCCTCCTCCCCCAGTGAATCCAATAGTGACCTAGAGCCTGTGAGAGCTAGGGTTCAGCACCTCCAGTTGCTGTCTCAAGAACTGGCTGAGGCCATTGTGGCTGAAGGGAGAGGCCACATGACTGTTTCTCTCATTTGTGACTGAGGACAATGCCCTCCTTCCAAGCATCCTTCTGGgggtcttcttctccctccttctcctcatgCATGAACATGTGCAAAGACAGGGTTTTTTTCTAGAAAACCCCATAGAGCTGATGAACCCAGCAGAGTAGGAAGTGTGCAAGTCTTACCTGCCTGGAGCCAGAGCCGCTGACCTCACTGACACCATCATTAACTGAATATACCAAGCCCCCAAGTAAATGGAGCCACCTGCCAGCTCCATATTTTGCAGGGAAGACTATGGTGTCCTCCACTTCCCCTGCTTTGAGCATAGTGAGGGGCCAGAAGTGAGCTCTGTATTCCAGGAAGCAAGCCACATCTGACCAACCACCATGCATTCATATTAGGATCTATGCATCCCTGTCAAGTTGCTGAGGAAGCCCCAGTAGTCAGCAGTG
The Canis lupus dingo isolate Sandy chromosome 35, ASM325472v2, whole genome shotgun sequence genome window above contains:
- the LOC112659895 gene encoding LOW QUALITY PROTEIN: protein PIMREG (The sequence of the model RefSeq protein was modified relative to this genomic sequence to represent the inferred CDS: inserted 4 bases in 3 codons; deleted 2 bases in 2 codons; substituted 2 bases at 2 genomic stop codons), with translation MACRWLGVGASMCQRSLQDQEQMEENEVSHPETSCGALSSRHSHFQIRLPLRAVSLNPWAGPPXKCLETPEPXGLQAVAHSVKNALGGMTQRIQESCQNGSKXPVATXPRAWRSRRGAQRDSSTPXHSLGQNSPWVSGATLPAQPWLVDEGLSHNSVQTGPHAYPLQGADFQSPCSVTEASSPSESNSDLEPVRARVQHLQLLSQELAEAIVAEGRGHMTVSLICD